The Bacteroides fragilis NCTC 9343 genome includes the window AATCTTTAGTTACCGCCATACTGAGTATACTGGCACGAACCGGCAATTTCACAAAATTATCCAACTGGACATACGAAATGCTATCTACCAATTCCTTCACTGAGATGGAGTCCTCTCTATCTAAAACACTGGTCATCTCAACAATCGGACAATCAGATGGCACCTGAGCTAACAAATCAATCTTCTCTGAATGAAAAGAAGAGCAACCGATCAGATGCACCAATATACCCAAATACAAGGCCAATCGAACTTTATTCATACCAATTTATATTTAAAACAACAATCCAACATTCTAGATTTCGATAAACAGACAAATCTATTTTTTCAAATGAGCTATTATAAGAACCGGATTATCATCTTCTCGCACGCGCTGCATCAAGTTCAGTATTTGTGGAGCCACAGTCCGTCCGGCAGACTGTTCCTCTTCTATAAATTCTTTCAACTTATAAGGCCAGATGGTAGCTAAAAGCTTTTCATTATACGCCCCCCAAGAAGGAAAGAAAGCCTTCATTCCACCCAGATCATCTACAACCTGTTTCACGGCAAACGTCTCACCCGTACGTTTATTGTAAATAGCTGTTAATGGAGGAGTCTCAGGCAGTTTGCGCAGCTCCCTGAATGGCATGCATTCATAGACAGATAAAAAAACAAAACGCTCTGTTTCAAAAACACCGGATACCATATATTTGTGATCCAGCAGTTTAATCATTTTTGCGTTTTCCAAATTACCCGATTCCCAACATTTAAAAGCTTCAGACAACAATCCATCTTCATATAGATACCGGGTAGGAAACCGTAATTCTTCATCTAACTCCACCACCCAGCGAGGCATCAGGGAAGTGGGGGTAACAGTAAAAACTGTATCCGTATAAAAATTATAAAATAAGGTCGTATCTTTATAGTAACTCGTGTACTTAAAACGAGGATCTCCGCCACTCATGGACGGTGCGCCCCCTTTCCTGCCCCACGGCATCATACTGCGTTTGGCTACAAACTCGTAATCCGTATTTATGAAATAAACCGTATCCGGAAAATTATAAAACATCAGGTTTTCTCCTGCCGGAGCAAAGCAAACCTGATTGACCAAATGTCCAACCGGTGCAGTGTCCATTGTTTTCTGGGTAAACCAGCTAAGCTCTTTCCCTGTACACTTCCCCCGGTCATCATATTCTATTATTTTAGAGGCATTCCCATAGAAATGATTATTCAAATACACTATATCAGCCACATGCACATAGATATCTTCACAAGCCCCTTGACCCTGGCTCCCAATACGGAACAAGAACTGCCCATTCCAATCAAAACAATAGTTTGAGTAAAATATGTATTGGGGAGAAAAGGTCAAACGCTGATAATTACCTAACATACAATTCGGATTCGTTTCCAAAGGAATATAACTGACACTATCCACCAGCTCCGAAAGCATCATTTCCTCCCGAACATTCTTTATCGCAGTTGACAAATGAATAATATTATCTCGAACAACAGGATTAGGATCCACTGTTTTTTTGTTACTACAAGCCGTGAAGCCCAATACCATAACACCCAGTATCAATATCATTCGCATAGCTTTGTCCATCATTAAATTAGAAGTAAAAATACATAATATTTTTCACACAAGACCAAATAACAAACTCTATATTTAGCTATTTCTTTAAATGAGCAATTACAAGAATCGGGTTTTGCTCATCATCCAGTGAATCAGCAAGTGCAATAAGACGATCACTCACGGCTTCTCCTTTTGCTTTCTTCTCTTGAATATATTCTTTCAGTTCAAACGGCCAGACAGAAGAAACCATT containing:
- a CDS encoding 6-bladed beta-propeller, with the translated sequence MRMILILGVMVLGFTACSNKKTVDPNPVVRDNIIHLSTAIKNVREEMMLSELVDSVSYIPLETNPNCMLGNYQRLTFSPQYIFYSNYCFDWNGQFLFRIGSQGQGACEDIYVHVADIVYLNNHFYGNASKIIEYDDRGKCTGKELSWFTQKTMDTAPVGHLVNQVCFAPAGENLMFYNFPDTVYFINTDYEFVAKRSMMPWGRKGGAPSMSGGDPRFKYTSYYKDTTLFYNFYTDTVFTVTPTSLMPRWVVELDEELRFPTRYLYEDGLLSEAFKCWESGNLENAKMIKLLDHKYMVSGVFETERFVFLSVYECMPFRELRKLPETPPLTAIYNKRTGETFAVKQVVDDLGGMKAFFPSWGAYNEKLLATIWPYKLKEFIEEEQSAGRTVAPQILNLMQRVREDDNPVLIIAHLKK